From the genome of Thermogutta terrifontis, one region includes:
- the tsf gene encoding translation elongation factor Ts encodes MPEITASAVKALRERTGLPMMDCKRALEEAGGDPEKAIEILRKSGQKVMEKRAGRETAFGRIGLYSDPDRTALVELFCESAPVAKAEDFVKLVGELARQLALGPGASTAEELLDQPSSEPGKKLRDLYEETINRIREAFRIGRLLRVEGKCGAYLHHDGSKAAVVQVEGDDLQVAREIAMHVVAMRPTALRREDLDPALVEKEREILTEATRKEGKPENLIPKIVEGRLKDFYSQHCLVDQPFVKDPKKTVGKVAEEAGLKLVRYWYWEVGKE; translated from the coding sequence ATGCCGGAAATCACTGCTTCCGCTGTGAAGGCCCTCCGTGAACGCACGGGTCTGCCCATGATGGATTGCAAGCGTGCTCTGGAGGAAGCAGGCGGCGATCCCGAAAAGGCCATCGAAATCCTCCGCAAGTCCGGACAGAAGGTCATGGAAAAGCGAGCAGGCCGGGAAACGGCGTTCGGCCGCATCGGCCTGTACAGCGACCCGGACAGAACAGCGCTTGTGGAACTGTTCTGCGAGAGCGCGCCGGTGGCAAAGGCCGAAGACTTTGTCAAACTGGTGGGCGAGTTAGCGCGGCAACTTGCCCTGGGGCCGGGAGCTTCCACTGCGGAAGAACTCCTTGATCAGCCATCCAGCGAGCCGGGCAAAAAGCTTCGCGATCTGTATGAGGAGACGATCAACCGGATTCGCGAGGCGTTCCGTATCGGACGGCTTCTTCGCGTGGAGGGGAAGTGTGGGGCCTACCTCCATCACGATGGGAGCAAGGCGGCCGTCGTGCAGGTCGAGGGAGACGACCTCCAGGTAGCCAGGGAAATCGCCATGCATGTGGTGGCCATGCGGCCAACGGCACTCCGCCGCGAGGACCTGGACCCGGCCCTCGTGGAAAAGGAGCGTGAGATCCTCACCGAGGCCACCCGCAAGGAAGGTAAGCCGGAAAACCTTATCCCCAAGATCGTGGAAGGCCGTCTCAAAGACTTTTACTCTCAGCACTGCCTGGTGGATCAGCCGTTCGTCAAAGATCCCAAGAAGACCGTGGGCAAAGTGGCGGAAGAGGCCGGGCTGAAACTTGTCCGCTACTGGTATTGGGAGGTGGGAAAGGAGTGA
- the rpsB gene encoding 30S ribosomal protein S2: MSNILVKDLIEAGVHFGHRTSRWNPKMRPYIFGRKNDIHIIDIRETLRGLLRARKYLQQLGAKNSMILFVGTKRQAADIIAEQAQRCGMPYVNDRWLGGTLTNFATIRSRFARLEELEALVHSEAINTYSKKMQSALNREYRKIYRNLHGLRKMDRLPECLIIVDPNKEKNAVREARKLGITTVALIDTDCDPDEVDLPIPGNDDSMRSIEIILRYLTDAILEGRASAISKEEPQPVASHA, from the coding sequence GTGAGTAACATTTTGGTCAAAGATCTGATCGAAGCGGGAGTTCATTTCGGCCATCGCACGAGTCGCTGGAATCCCAAAATGCGGCCGTATATTTTCGGCCGAAAAAATGACATCCACATCATTGACATTCGCGAAACGCTGCGCGGTCTGTTGCGGGCACGCAAATATCTCCAGCAACTCGGTGCGAAAAACTCGATGATTCTTTTCGTGGGGACCAAGCGGCAGGCAGCGGACATCATCGCGGAGCAGGCCCAACGCTGCGGCATGCCGTACGTCAACGACCGGTGGCTGGGTGGGACGCTCACGAATTTCGCCACCATCCGCAGTCGGTTTGCCCGCCTGGAAGAACTCGAAGCCCTTGTCCACAGCGAGGCGATCAACACGTATTCGAAGAAGATGCAGTCGGCGCTCAACCGCGAATACCGTAAGATTTATCGGAACCTGCACGGCTTGCGGAAGATGGATCGCCTGCCCGAGTGCCTCATCATCGTGGATCCCAACAAAGAGAAGAACGCCGTGCGGGAAGCAAGAAAGCTGGGGATCACCACAGTGGCTCTGATTGATACTGACTGCGATCCCGACGAAGTCGATCTTCCCATCCCCGGCAACGATGATAGCATGCGTTCCATCGAAATCATTCTGAGATATCTGACGGACGCCATCCTCGAGGGCAGAGCGAGCGCGATCTCCAAAGAAGAGCCGCAACCTGTCGCCTCCCACGCGTGA
- a CDS encoding HEAT repeat domain-containing protein → MFILGAPQLLDVVLRVHVRKVGRELAAMPESQAFQMIADLEELGPAGITAIARGLLHPEPEVAEFAARVLWEKVFAARRSAQAAAQADAAVAGILGLWPEIPADRRHKVRRILRDYLEGLSPGSGTSAELAVQCAAILQDLPPDPRLAEEPASESPTALSQASQNKAAEAQKPVANPLRAPRSNAHSPLAVVSGEKPPAAAKGFPEGFQLTHYETETGMTPDSPASNPIPTSGGRSHQDARTFGRLPEETALSFGPGQMPPTLRIPDRAQPLSASQEQPRQQVAQDMEASPPSGTTVSPPGLELPGASSLQDTRDGSADAAVGIGHLRDNPWQRDRALWSQFAAGGPDAAKAQEKLREVGWIPQAFLVGRLAFHPNPEERRQAVSAIWDTTGLDPLPLLMLLACDPDETVRFEALSALGTMSAPEALSLIRTMAAQDPDFRVRALANEILSRAR, encoded by the coding sequence TTGTTCATTTTAGGGGCACCGCAGCTTCTAGACGTGGTCCTTCGCGTGCATGTGCGGAAGGTGGGCCGGGAGCTTGCCGCCATGCCGGAGTCCCAGGCATTCCAGATGATTGCCGACTTAGAAGAGCTGGGACCGGCGGGCATCACCGCGATTGCCCGCGGACTTCTTCATCCCGAGCCAGAAGTGGCCGAATTTGCTGCGCGAGTGCTCTGGGAAAAGGTGTTTGCCGCGCGGAGGTCCGCCCAGGCAGCCGCTCAGGCGGACGCTGCCGTGGCCGGCATCCTTGGTCTCTGGCCGGAGATTCCGGCGGACCGGCGGCACAAGGTAAGGCGAATTCTGCGAGATTATTTGGAAGGCCTTTCTCCCGGCTCGGGCACTTCCGCGGAGCTGGCGGTGCAGTGCGCGGCCATCCTCCAGGACCTGCCCCCGGACCCGCGGTTGGCCGAGGAGCCTGCGTCAGAAAGCCCAACTGCGTTATCACAGGCATCCCAAAACAAAGCAGCAGAAGCCCAAAAGCCCGTCGCCAATCCCCTGCGGGCACCGCGATCAAATGCGCATTCGCCACTTGCCGTTGTCAGCGGGGAGAAACCGCCAGCCGCTGCAAAGGGATTTCCGGAGGGATTTCAACTCACGCATTATGAGACGGAAACCGGAATGACGCCGGATTCTCCCGCGAGTAATCCGATCCCAACGTCGGGCGGGAGGTCCCACCAGGATGCACGCACTTTTGGCCGTTTGCCGGAGGAAACCGCCCTTTCTTTCGGACCAGGGCAGATGCCGCCGACGCTCCGCATTCCGGACCGCGCCCAGCCACTGTCTGCGTCGCAAGAGCAGCCCCGTCAACAGGTGGCCCAGGACATGGAAGCATCGCCGCCGAGTGGAACCACCGTTTCGCCACCGGGTCTGGAGTTACCGGGAGCTTCGTCGCTCCAGGACACTCGGGACGGAAGCGCGGATGCCGCAGTGGGGATCGGCCACTTGCGGGACAATCCTTGGCAGCGGGATCGGGCTCTCTGGAGCCAGTTTGCGGCCGGGGGTCCCGACGCGGCAAAGGCCCAGGAAAAACTGCGCGAGGTGGGCTGGATCCCGCAAGCCTTTCTGGTCGGCCGACTCGCGTTTCATCCAAATCCCGAAGAGCGTCGCCAAGCGGTCTCAGCGATTTGGGACACGACCGGTCTGGACCCGCTTCCGCTATTGATGTTGCTGGCTTGTGATCCGGATGAAACGGTCCGCTTTGAAGCACTTTCCGCACTGGGGACCATGTCCGCGCCCGAAGCCTTAAGCCTCATCCGTACAATGGCTGCTCAGGACCCGGATTTCAGAGTCCGCGCCCTGGCGAATGAAATCCTCAGCAGAGCCCGCTAA
- a CDS encoding TM2 domain-containing protein: MAASPGPSVPPPGITVSCPHCGVALQIPASQAGAICACPVCQGKFQAPVPSAMMPGMGPGGPPPLPQHVRDFVSKKTAAGVCGILLGGLGIHKFILGLTSAGVIMLLVSLVGGVCTLGISTVVMSVIGIVEGIIYLSKSDEDFYQTYAVEKRQWF, translated from the coding sequence ATGGCAGCTTCCCCGGGGCCGAGTGTTCCACCACCGGGCATCACAGTCTCCTGTCCGCACTGCGGGGTGGCCCTGCAAATTCCCGCGTCACAGGCCGGGGCGATCTGTGCCTGCCCAGTCTGCCAGGGAAAATTTCAGGCGCCGGTTCCGTCTGCGATGATGCCGGGGATGGGGCCGGGTGGCCCACCGCCTCTCCCCCAGCATGTCAGAGATTTTGTTTCCAAAAAGACCGCGGCCGGGGTCTGCGGCATCCTCCTCGGCGGCTTGGGAATCCATAAGTTTATTCTTGGGCTGACTTCCGCAGGCGTCATTATGCTCCTTGTGTCGCTGGTGGGTGGAGTATGCACCCTGGGAATCTCCACCGTGGTAATGAGTGTCATCGGGATCGTGGAGGGCATCATCTACCTGTCGAAAAGTGACGAAGATTTCTACCAGACGTACGCGGTGGAAAAGAGGCAGTGGTTCTGA
- a CDS encoding MFS transporter: MNRSVVEPLEGQKETLLTRSFIALLITQFTVTLNDNILRWLFIPIGKDLAQSQLGESADIARAAGSFIFLLPFILLAGWAGAAADRFSKRSVLVGAKVAEVIVILMAVASILMGNIWAMAGVLFLAGVHSTFFSPAKYGSIPEIVGPRAISAANGLIGLTTMIAVIVGGSLGNWLYSLTTLPDPDLARQLGIGPGQYRWWIHASSLLAIGVGGLLAALFIRPLPPADPARRIPINPFAQCFRDLGELFRHRTLALAGLGSTYFWTLGLLLQLTIDKLAVPELVGPTGQAAVGPMLAALTLGIGVGSVVAGVWSHGRIERGLVPIGAFGIAIISLSFTLLPAGMGHWNSSPYYLACLLLFLLGCAAGLYDIPLISILQFESPTYERGRILAAYNFLSFSGMITGSVVYWFLGSFLGLSARQMFACAGLITLPIAAVILWLTVIDAIRVLFGWIARHVYRFRVVGLENIPAEGGAIVVSNHISWLDGMLIMLAMPRRIRMIAHAKYISAPLIRSLAKRAGVIAIVPGSKSLVHGVRQAREALQNGELVGIFPEGGMTRTGQMRGFQPGFLKIARGLDVPVIPVYIDGVWGSIFSYSGGRYFWKWPRLRRLQVTLYIGEPLRHVQRPWEAQLAVSLLAAKAVALRKEIAHIPPRQFLRTARSLFWRRKLADTTGIELTGGKLLITVLALRRFLRRRILADDETHVGILLPSSVAGVVANAAVAVDRRISVNLNYTLSEELINYCIKTAGIRHVLTSRRVLERFPFHLDAEVVYLEDLRSQITRADKLVAALQALLLPAWLLERILGLHRVRPDDVLTVIFTSGSTGKPKGVMLTHLNIGSNVAAFNQILHLRRNDVLCGILPFFHSFGYTTTLWTALQLKPTVVYHFSPLEPRPIGQLCKKYRATILVATPTFLRNYIRRCEPEEFAHLEVVITGAEKLPPEVADAFEKKFGVRPWEGYGTTELSPVVSSNIPPSRVREPWFVSAKQGTVGRPIPGVAVKIVDLETGEDLGPGVPGMLCVKGPNVMKGYLHQPEQTAKVIQDGWYITGDIALVDDDNFLSITGRLSRFSKIAGEMVPHLAIEEALGKIEGRGDEEAITLAVTGVPDPRKGERLVVLYTELRHTPEQLVRRLLDDGFPALWVPEAENFYRVEKIPVLGTGKLDIKALHDLALQLAAGPVSKPAEG; the protein is encoded by the coding sequence ATGAATCGTTCCGTGGTTGAACCTTTGGAAGGTCAGAAAGAGACGCTCCTGACACGGAGCTTCATTGCGCTGCTGATCACGCAGTTTACGGTCACGCTCAATGACAACATCCTCCGCTGGCTTTTCATCCCGATTGGAAAGGACCTCGCCCAGAGCCAGCTCGGGGAAAGTGCGGACATTGCCCGGGCGGCAGGTTCGTTTATCTTTTTGCTCCCGTTCATTTTACTGGCGGGTTGGGCAGGGGCCGCCGCCGACCGCTTCAGCAAGCGCAGTGTGTTGGTGGGGGCCAAGGTCGCGGAAGTGATCGTCATCCTCATGGCGGTCGCTTCGATTTTGATGGGTAACATCTGGGCGATGGCGGGGGTTCTTTTTCTGGCCGGTGTGCACAGCACGTTTTTCAGCCCGGCCAAGTATGGGAGCATCCCGGAAATCGTGGGTCCGCGGGCGATCTCAGCGGCGAACGGCCTGATCGGGCTGACCACGATGATCGCTGTGATTGTGGGCGGTTCCCTGGGAAATTGGCTTTACAGTCTGACGACGTTACCCGATCCCGACCTTGCCCGACAGCTGGGAATTGGTCCGGGCCAGTATCGCTGGTGGATCCATGCAAGCAGCCTTTTGGCAATCGGAGTCGGTGGGTTGCTTGCCGCTCTTTTCATTCGGCCGCTGCCACCTGCGGATCCTGCGCGGCGGATTCCGATCAACCCCTTTGCTCAGTGTTTTCGCGATCTCGGGGAACTTTTCCGCCATCGCACGCTGGCCCTCGCCGGTTTGGGAAGCACCTATTTCTGGACCCTGGGTCTTCTCCTTCAGCTCACCATCGACAAGCTGGCCGTGCCGGAACTGGTGGGTCCGACCGGCCAGGCCGCCGTCGGTCCGATGCTCGCGGCGCTCACCCTGGGAATTGGGGTGGGAAGCGTGGTGGCGGGCGTGTGGTCTCACGGACGGATCGAACGGGGGCTGGTGCCGATCGGCGCGTTCGGCATCGCCATCATATCCCTCTCCTTTACTTTGCTGCCAGCGGGAATGGGTCACTGGAACTCCTCGCCCTACTATCTCGCCTGTCTACTCCTGTTTCTTTTAGGTTGTGCGGCGGGGCTTTATGACATTCCACTCATTTCGATCCTGCAATTTGAAAGTCCCACGTACGAGCGGGGAAGAATCCTGGCGGCGTACAACTTCTTGAGCTTCTCCGGCATGATCACGGGCTCTGTGGTGTACTGGTTTCTGGGAAGCTTCCTGGGACTTTCAGCACGCCAGATGTTCGCGTGTGCTGGGCTGATCACGTTGCCGATCGCGGCAGTGATCCTCTGGCTGACGGTTATTGACGCTATTCGTGTTCTTTTTGGGTGGATCGCCCGGCATGTGTATCGCTTTCGGGTGGTGGGGCTGGAAAATATTCCCGCCGAGGGAGGTGCGATTGTGGTTTCCAACCATATTAGCTGGTTGGATGGGATGCTCATCATGCTGGCCATGCCCCGGCGGATCCGGATGATTGCTCACGCCAAGTACATCAGCGCGCCATTGATTCGGAGCCTGGCGAAGCGGGCGGGGGTGATCGCCATCGTGCCCGGCTCCAAGTCTCTCGTGCACGGCGTACGGCAGGCGCGAGAAGCCCTCCAAAACGGTGAGTTGGTGGGCATTTTTCCCGAGGGTGGCATGACGCGGACAGGCCAGATGCGGGGCTTTCAGCCCGGTTTTCTGAAGATCGCCCGGGGCCTTGATGTGCCGGTCATCCCTGTTTATATCGACGGTGTTTGGGGGAGCATTTTCAGCTATTCAGGTGGTCGCTATTTCTGGAAGTGGCCTCGGCTGCGACGCTTGCAGGTGACGCTTTACATTGGTGAACCGCTGCGTCATGTGCAGCGCCCGTGGGAAGCTCAGTTGGCCGTCAGTCTCCTGGCAGCGAAAGCGGTGGCGCTGCGAAAGGAGATCGCCCACATTCCCCCGCGGCAGTTCTTGCGGACCGCCCGGAGCCTTTTCTGGCGGCGGAAGCTGGCGGACACGACCGGTATCGAACTCACTGGTGGAAAACTCCTCATAACCGTTCTGGCACTGCGACGGTTCTTGAGACGACGGATTCTGGCCGATGATGAGACCCACGTGGGGATCCTCCTGCCGTCTTCGGTGGCAGGGGTGGTCGCCAACGCGGCGGTAGCGGTGGACCGCCGCATCAGCGTGAATCTCAACTACACGCTTTCCGAAGAGTTGATCAACTATTGCATCAAGACGGCGGGCATCCGCCACGTCCTCACAAGTCGCCGGGTGCTCGAGCGATTTCCTTTCCATCTTGATGCTGAAGTCGTGTATTTGGAGGACCTGCGGTCGCAGATCACCAGAGCAGACAAGCTGGTGGCCGCCCTCCAGGCCCTTCTCCTACCCGCCTGGCTCCTGGAACGCATCCTGGGGCTGCACAGAGTCCGACCGGATGACGTGCTCACGGTGATTTTCACCTCCGGTTCGACGGGCAAGCCGAAAGGTGTGATGCTGACCCATCTCAACATCGGCTCCAATGTCGCGGCATTCAATCAGATTCTTCATCTCCGACGGAACGATGTGTTGTGTGGAATCCTGCCGTTTTTCCATTCTTTCGGCTATACGACGACACTTTGGACGGCCCTTCAGCTTAAGCCCACCGTAGTCTATCACTTCAGTCCCCTGGAGCCGCGGCCCATCGGCCAACTGTGCAAGAAATACCGGGCGACCATTCTTGTGGCCACACCCACCTTCTTGCGAAACTACATCCGCCGCTGCGAGCCGGAAGAGTTCGCCCATCTGGAAGTCGTCATCACGGGGGCAGAGAAACTCCCACCGGAGGTCGCCGATGCCTTCGAGAAAAAATTCGGTGTGCGTCCCTGGGAGGGGTACGGGACGACGGAATTGTCGCCGGTGGTGTCTTCCAACATTCCGCCTTCCCGTGTCCGGGAGCCGTGGTTCGTTTCTGCCAAACAGGGCACGGTGGGGCGGCCTATTCCGGGCGTCGCGGTGAAAATTGTGGACCTTGAAACCGGGGAAGATCTCGGACCTGGCGTCCCCGGCATGCTCTGCGTCAAAGGTCCCAATGTGATGAAGGGGTATCTCCACCAACCTGAGCAGACGGCGAAAGTCATTCAGGATGGCTGGTACATCACCGGGGATATCGCCCTCGTGGATGACGACAACTTTCTCAGTATCACGGGGCGTCTGAGCCGGTTCTCAAAAATTGCCGGAGAAATGGTGCCCCATCTGGCCATCGAAGAGGCCCTGGGGAAGATCGAGGGCCGAGGCGACGAGGAAGCGATCACACTGGCGGTGACGGGGGTACCAGATCCGCGAAAGGGCGAACGTCTCGTTGTTCTCTACACAGAACTGCGGCACACGCCGGAGCAACTCGTGCGGCGACTCCTCGATGATGGCTTTCCCGCTCTCTGGGTCCCGGAAGCCGAAAACTTCTATCGGGTGGAAAAAATCCCCGTGCTGGGCACAGGAAAACTCGACATCAAGGCCCTTCACGACCTCGCCCTGCAGTTGGCCGCAGGTCCTGTTTCCAAACCCGCGGAAGGCTGA
- a CDS encoding phosphoenolpyruvate carboxykinase yields MFEEFLQAARTIFEQAQQEGRLIRNPDTARLRAMALEEPEVRETRYGSLEVDSEPTSRAAMFTKNNIDTKFGKEEYDLLEAAKRRLAQQELVSIDVQVGDGTEGITARLIVPRRYAHVAYAGLKLFKPTSTDNPTYQVIMFMDEAFEANKRKKLPEKDITIRLAHSPDGRMVKIVRNSNYFGEWKKGVFAGEDWRVKQKGNAIFLHVGCRRDTLETPHGGYRTVCSLFAALSANGKTSTTCKVLARKGRERSWLIQDDGGALYRDGSFRGFEPGGIFIKTDGLNPGDQLEAYYACLKRETFLENVWIEPDGTIDFFNMERTSNGRAVVERRDFMHAAQTINAERVDNLFLITRGSTIPAVAKLTQEEAAAFMVLGQSMESSAGDPTQAGKIKNVFFYDPFVAGDRAEHANLFYDILKENPHIQCYLLNTGYVGEGESMRDIRLQDTMGILDSILRGGLDEWVYSPRTKLHVPTAVRLVDSILFHPEKLFPHDVFEEKQTALEKHRAEFMDRFPGLRPEIRRVFQR; encoded by the coding sequence ATGTTCGAAGAGTTTTTGCAGGCCGCACGTACCATTTTCGAGCAGGCGCAGCAGGAAGGAAGACTGATCCGCAACCCCGATACAGCGCGCCTCCGCGCGATGGCTCTCGAAGAACCCGAAGTCCGCGAAACCCGCTACGGCAGCCTGGAGGTGGACTCGGAGCCTACATCCCGGGCGGCGATGTTCACCAAGAACAATATTGACACCAAGTTCGGCAAAGAGGAGTACGATCTTCTCGAGGCTGCCAAACGCCGGTTGGCTCAGCAGGAGCTGGTGAGCATCGATGTCCAGGTTGGCGACGGCACGGAAGGGATCACCGCCCGGCTCATCGTCCCCCGGCGGTATGCTCATGTGGCCTACGCAGGGCTGAAGCTTTTCAAGCCGACCAGCACGGATAACCCCACCTACCAGGTGATCATGTTCATGGATGAAGCCTTCGAGGCCAATAAACGCAAGAAGCTTCCGGAAAAAGATATCACCATCCGCCTGGCCCACTCCCCCGACGGCCGGATGGTCAAGATCGTCAGGAACAGCAATTACTTCGGCGAGTGGAAAAAAGGCGTCTTCGCGGGTGAGGACTGGCGGGTAAAGCAAAAGGGCAACGCGATCTTTCTGCATGTGGGATGCCGGCGGGACACCCTGGAAACACCCCACGGTGGATATCGCACCGTGTGCTCCCTGTTTGCCGCACTCAGCGCCAACGGGAAGACGAGCACCACCTGCAAAGTGCTGGCCCGAAAAGGTCGGGAGCGTTCCTGGCTCATTCAGGATGACGGAGGCGCCCTGTATCGCGATGGCTCATTCCGAGGGTTTGAGCCCGGCGGAATTTTTATCAAAACGGATGGCCTTAACCCCGGCGATCAGCTCGAGGCCTACTACGCATGCCTTAAACGGGAGACATTTCTGGAAAACGTCTGGATTGAACCCGACGGAACTATTGACTTTTTCAACATGGAGCGGACGTCCAACGGTCGGGCGGTGGTGGAGCGCCGCGATTTTATGCACGCCGCGCAGACCATCAATGCCGAACGCGTCGATAATCTGTTCCTCATCACTCGGGGAAGCACTATCCCTGCGGTGGCCAAATTGACTCAAGAGGAGGCCGCCGCATTCATGGTTCTGGGACAGTCCATGGAATCCTCGGCCGGTGATCCCACTCAGGCGGGTAAGATCAAAAACGTGTTCTTCTACGATCCATTTGTGGCTGGAGACCGCGCGGAGCACGCCAACCTGTTTTACGATATCCTCAAGGAGAATCCCCACATCCAGTGCTACCTGCTGAACACTGGCTACGTGGGAGAAGGCGAATCGATGCGAGACATCCGCCTCCAGGACACGATGGGGATTCTGGACTCGATCCTCCGCGGCGGCCTCGACGAGTGGGTCTATTCCCCCCGAACCAAACTCCATGTGCCCACCGCGGTCCGCCTCGTGGATTCCATCCTTTTCCACCCCGAGAAACTCTTCCCCCACGATGTATTTGAGGAAAAACAGACGGCGTTGGAAAAACATCGGGCGGAGTTTATGGACCGCTTTCCCGGACTACGGCCGGAAATCCGACGCGTCTTCCAGCGGTAA